From a single Anomaloglossus baeobatrachus isolate aAnoBae1 chromosome 4, aAnoBae1.hap1, whole genome shotgun sequence genomic region:
- the LOC142302838 gene encoding olfactory receptor 6B1-like → MAKANHSSVAEFFLLGFPDITGYKAIVFFLVILTFYILTLMINTMVMTLVSIKSQLHSPMYFFLQQLSLVESTFLTLIVPKMLHVVWLEGANISVIGCITQAYLYCAVGCAECHLLTVMAYDRYLAICNPLRYTTIMNMRLQHLLVIYCWVFGFLVTQVTLNFLCQLEFCGPYRIDHFFCDIFPFVKLSCFYKFALQLEILIISVPIIVIPFILVIISYICVFITIFGISSANGRKKSFSTCSSHLTVVTMYYGTLITIYTVPADDNTLTINKFISVLYIVVTPLFNPIIYCLRNQEMKAVIEKLVRKRETISRKQVFK, encoded by the coding sequence ATGGCTAAAGCCAACCATTCGTCGGTCGCTGAGTTCTTTTTATTGGGGTTCCCAGATATTACTGGATATAAGGCCATTGTATTTTTTCTTGTCATCCTGACTTTTTACATCCTCACTCTAATGATAAACACTATGGTAATGACGTTGGTGTCCATCAAGTCGCAGCTCCATTCTCCCATGTACTTCTTCCTCCAGCAGTTATCATTGGTTGAATCCACGTTCTTGACTTTGATTGTCCCTAAAATGCTTCATGTTGTGTGGTTAGAAGGAGCCAACATCTCAGTTATCGGTTGTATAACCCAGGCATATTTGTATTGTGCCGTAGGGTGTGCAGAATGTCACCTCCTCACAGTCATGGCTTATGACCGGTACTTGGCCATTTGCAACCCTCTTCGCTACACTACCATCATGAATATGAGACTTCAGCATCTCTTGGTCATCTACTGTTGGGTTTTTGGCTTTCTTGTGACCCAGGTCACTCTTAACTTTCTTTGTCAGCTTGAGTTCTGTGGCCCTTATCGAATTGACCATTTTTTCTGTGATATTTTTCCTTTTGTTAAACTCTCCTGTTTTTACAAGTTTGCCTTACAGTTGGAAATCCTGATCATCTCAGTCCCTATAATTGTCATACCTTTTATATTAGTTATTATCAGTTACATTTGtgtctttataacaatttttgGAATCTCTTCTGCAAATGGAAGAAAGAAAAgcttctccacctgcagctcccacctgaCCGTGGTCACCATGTACTATGGAACCCTCATCACCATCTACACGGTTCCAGCTGACGACAATACCTTGACCATCAACAAATTCATTTCTGTTCTATACATTGTTGTAACTCCTCTGTTTAACCCGATCATATATTGCTTAAGGAATCAAGAAATGAAAGCTGTCATTGAGAAGTTGGTCAGAAAAAGAGAAACAATCAGTAGGAAACAAGTTttcaaataa